In Physeter macrocephalus isolate SW-GA chromosome 2, ASM283717v5, whole genome shotgun sequence, a single window of DNA contains:
- the PLCD4 gene encoding 1-phosphatidylinositol 4,5-bisphosphate phosphodiesterase delta-4 isoform X3, translated as MASLLQGRLPVNQDLLLMQKGTLMRKVRSKSWKKLRYFRLQDDGMTVWHARQAGGRAKPSFSISDVDTVREGHESELLRNLAEEFPLEQGFTIVFHGRRSNLDLVANSVEEAQIWMQGLQLLVDFVTSMDQQERLDHDWFQHGDKNQDGRMSFGEVQRLLHLMNVEMDQDHAFQLFQRADASQSGTLEGEEFVEFYKSLTQRPEVQELFEKFSSDGQKLTLLEFVDFLQEEQKEGERASDLALELIDCYEPSDSGKLRHVLSMDGFLSYLYSKDGDIFNPTCLPIYQDMTQPLNQYYISSSHNTYLVGDQLCGQSSVEGYIRALKRGCRCVEVDIWDGPSGEPIVYHGHTLTSRIPFKDVVAAIGQYAFQTSDYPVILSLENHCSWEQQEIIARHLTEILGNQLLSSTLDGQLPTQLPSPEELQRKILVKGKKLKTLEEDLEEEEEEPESELEEAELQLEAQMESEPQELSPRSKDKKKKSKPILCPSLSALVVYLKAVTFYSFTHSREHYRFYETSSFSEAKAKSLIKEAGNEFVLHNTWQLSRVYPSGLRTDSSNYNPQEFWNAGCQMVALNMQTAGLEMDLCDGLFRQNAGSGYVLKPDFLRDTQSSFHPERPISPFKAQTLLIQVISGQQLPKVDKTKEESIVDPLVRVEIFGVRQDTTRQETSYVENNGFNPYWGQTLCFRVLVPELALLRFVVKDYDWKSRNDFIGQYTLPWNCMQQGEPVLPPLARTPALAAFLIRSPAPLSRLPPHTLALQGWHQPPSSLHLCAHLHPGRARGG; from the exons ATGGCGTCCCTGCTGCAAGGCC GGCTGCCTGTTAATCAAGACCTGCTGCTGATGCAGAAAGGCACGCTGATGCGCAAGGTGCGGTCCAAAAGCTGGAAGAAGCTAAGATACTTCAGACTTCAGGACGATGGCATGACAGTCTGGCATGCCCGGCAGGCCGGAGGCAGGGCCAAGCCCAGCT TCTCAATATCCGACGTGGACACAGTGCGTGAGGGCCACGAGTCTGAGTTGCTGCGAAACCTGGCAGAGGAGTTCCCCTTGGAGCAGGGCTTCACCATCGTCTTCCATGGCCGCCGCTCCAACTTGGACCTGGTGGCCAACAGTGTCGAGGAGGCCCAGATCTGGATGCAGGGGCTCCAGCTGTTGGTGGACTTTGTCACCAGCATGGACCAACAGGAGCGGCTGGACCA TGATTGGTTCCAGCACGGAGACAAAAACCAGGATGGTCGGATGAGTTTTGGAGAAGTCCAGCGGTTACTGCACCTGATGAATGTGGAAATGGACCAAGACCATGCCTTCCAGCTTTTCCAG AGAGCAGATGCATCCCAGTCTGGGACTCTGGAGGGAGAAGAATTTGTAGAGTTTTATAAGTCATTGACTCAGCGTCCTGAGGTGCAGGAACTGTTTGAAAAGTTTTCATCTGATGGGCAGAAGCTGACCCTGCTGGAATTTGTGGATTTTCTCCaagaggagcagaaagaaggaGAACGGGCTTCTGACCTTGCTCTAGAACTCATCGACTGCTATGAGCCTTCAGATAGCG GCAAACTGCGGCATGTGCTGAGCATGGATGGCTTCCTCAGCTACCTCTACTCGAAGGACGGAGACATCTTCAATCCGACCTGCCTCCCCATCTACCAGGATATGACTCAGCCCTTGAACCAGTACTACATCAGCAGCTCCCACAACACCTACCTAGTGGGAGACCAGCTTTGTGGCCAGAGCAGCGTGGAGGGATACATACG GGCCCTGAAGCGGGGATGCCGCTGCGTGGAGGTGGATATATGGGATGGACCTAGCGGGGAACCTATTGTTTACCACGGACACACACTGACCTCTCGCATCCCGTTCAAAGACGTTGTGGCCGCCATTGGACAGTATGCCTTCCAG aCATCAGACTATCCAGTCATCTTGTCCCTGGAGAACCACTGCAGCTGGGAACAGCAGGAGATCATAGCACGCCATCTGACAGAGATCCTGGGGAATCAGTTACTGAGCAGCACCTTGGATGGGCAGCTTCCCACTCAGCTGCCCTCCCCTGAG GAGCTTCAGAGGAAGATCCTTGTGAAGGGAAAGAAGTTAAAAACGCTTGAGGAGGAtcttgaggaagaggaggaggagccagagtCTGAACTGGAGGAGGCTGAGCTGCAGCTGGAGGCCCAGATGGAGTCTGAGCCCCAGGAGTTGAGCCCTCGCAGTAAGGACAAAAAGAAG aaATCCAAGCCCATCTTATGTCCATCCCTCTCTGCCCTGGTTGTCTACTTGAAGGCTGTCACATTCTACAGCTTCACTCATTCGAGGGAGCACTACCGCTTCTATGAAACATCATCTTTCTCTGAAGCCAAGGCCAAGAGCCTCATCAAGGAGGCTG GCAATGAGTTTGTGCTGCACAATACCTGGCAGTTAAGCCGTGTATATCCCAGTGGCCTGAGGACAGATTCATCCAACTACAACCCCCAGGAGTTCTGGAATGCAGGCTGCCAGATGG TGGCTCTGAATATGCAGACTGCGGGGCTTGAGATGGACCTGTGTGATGGGCTCTTCCGCCAGAACGCTGGCTCCGGCTACGTGCTGAAGCCAGACTTCCTGCGTGACACCCAGAGTTCCTTCCACCCTGAGAGGCCCATCAGTCCGTTCAAAGCCCAGACCCTCCTAATCCAG GTAATCAGTGGGCAGCAACTCCCCAAAGTGGACAAGACCAAAGAGGAGTCCATTGTGGATCCACTGGTAAGAGTGGAGATCTTTGGCGTCCGCCAAGACACAACCCGGCAAGAGACCAGCTACGTGGAGAACAATG GTTTTAATCcatactgggggcagacactgtGCTTCCGGGTCCTGGTACCTGAACTGGCCCTGCTGCGTTTTGTGGTAAAAGACTATGACTGGAAATCCCGAAACGATTTCATTGGTCAGTACACCCTGCCTTGGAACTGCATGCAACAAGGTGAGCCAGTCCTCCCACCCCTGGCCCGCACCCCAGCTCTGGCTGCCTTCCTAATACGGTCCCCCGCTCCCCTTTCCAGGTTACCGCCACATACACTTGCTCTCCAAGGATGGCATCAGCCTCCATCCAGCCTCCATCTTTGTGCACATCTGCACCCGGGAAGGGCTAGAGGGGGTTGA
- the PLCD4 gene encoding 1-phosphatidylinositol 4,5-bisphosphate phosphodiesterase delta-4 isoform X4, whose amino-acid sequence MASLLQGRLPVNQDLLLMQKGTLMRKVRSKSWKKLRYFRLQDDGMTVWHARQAGGRAKPSFSISDVDTVREGHESELLRNLAEEFPLEQGFTIVFHGRRSNLDLVANSVEEAQIWMQGLQLLVDFVTSMDQQERLDHDWFQHGDKNQDGRMSFGEVQRLLHLMNVEMDQDHAFQLFQRADASQSGTLEGEEFVEFYKSLTQRPEVQELFEKFSSDGQKLTLLEFVDFLQEEQKEGERASDLALELIDCYEPSDSGKLRHVLSMDGFLSYLYSKDGDIFNPTCLPIYQDMTQPLNQYYISSSHNTYLVGDQLCGQSSVEGYIRALKRGCRCVEVDIWDGPSGEPIVYHGHTLTSRIPFKDVVAAIGQYAFQTSDYPVILSLENHCSWEQQEIIARHLTEILGNQLLSSTLDGQLPTQLPSPEELQRKILVKGKKLKTLEEDLEEEEEEPESELEEAELQLEAQMESEPQELSPRSKDKKKKSKPILCPSLSALVVYLKAVTFYSFTHSREHYRFYETSSFSEAKAKSLIKEAGNEFVLHNTWQLSRVYPSGLRTDSSNYNPQEFWNAGCQMVALNMQTAGLEMDLCDGLFRQNAGSGYVLKPDFLRDTQSSFHPERPISPFKAQTLLIQVISGQQLPKVDKTKEESIVDPLVRVEIFGVRQDTTRQETSYVENNGFNPYWGQTLCFRVLVPELALLRFVVKDYDWKSRNDFIGQYTLPWNCMQQGYRHIHLLSKDGISLHPASIFVHICTREGLEGVES is encoded by the exons ATGGCGTCCCTGCTGCAAGGCC GGCTGCCTGTTAATCAAGACCTGCTGCTGATGCAGAAAGGCACGCTGATGCGCAAGGTGCGGTCCAAAAGCTGGAAGAAGCTAAGATACTTCAGACTTCAGGACGATGGCATGACAGTCTGGCATGCCCGGCAGGCCGGAGGCAGGGCCAAGCCCAGCT TCTCAATATCCGACGTGGACACAGTGCGTGAGGGCCACGAGTCTGAGTTGCTGCGAAACCTGGCAGAGGAGTTCCCCTTGGAGCAGGGCTTCACCATCGTCTTCCATGGCCGCCGCTCCAACTTGGACCTGGTGGCCAACAGTGTCGAGGAGGCCCAGATCTGGATGCAGGGGCTCCAGCTGTTGGTGGACTTTGTCACCAGCATGGACCAACAGGAGCGGCTGGACCA TGATTGGTTCCAGCACGGAGACAAAAACCAGGATGGTCGGATGAGTTTTGGAGAAGTCCAGCGGTTACTGCACCTGATGAATGTGGAAATGGACCAAGACCATGCCTTCCAGCTTTTCCAG AGAGCAGATGCATCCCAGTCTGGGACTCTGGAGGGAGAAGAATTTGTAGAGTTTTATAAGTCATTGACTCAGCGTCCTGAGGTGCAGGAACTGTTTGAAAAGTTTTCATCTGATGGGCAGAAGCTGACCCTGCTGGAATTTGTGGATTTTCTCCaagaggagcagaaagaaggaGAACGGGCTTCTGACCTTGCTCTAGAACTCATCGACTGCTATGAGCCTTCAGATAGCG GCAAACTGCGGCATGTGCTGAGCATGGATGGCTTCCTCAGCTACCTCTACTCGAAGGACGGAGACATCTTCAATCCGACCTGCCTCCCCATCTACCAGGATATGACTCAGCCCTTGAACCAGTACTACATCAGCAGCTCCCACAACACCTACCTAGTGGGAGACCAGCTTTGTGGCCAGAGCAGCGTGGAGGGATACATACG GGCCCTGAAGCGGGGATGCCGCTGCGTGGAGGTGGATATATGGGATGGACCTAGCGGGGAACCTATTGTTTACCACGGACACACACTGACCTCTCGCATCCCGTTCAAAGACGTTGTGGCCGCCATTGGACAGTATGCCTTCCAG aCATCAGACTATCCAGTCATCTTGTCCCTGGAGAACCACTGCAGCTGGGAACAGCAGGAGATCATAGCACGCCATCTGACAGAGATCCTGGGGAATCAGTTACTGAGCAGCACCTTGGATGGGCAGCTTCCCACTCAGCTGCCCTCCCCTGAG GAGCTTCAGAGGAAGATCCTTGTGAAGGGAAAGAAGTTAAAAACGCTTGAGGAGGAtcttgaggaagaggaggaggagccagagtCTGAACTGGAGGAGGCTGAGCTGCAGCTGGAGGCCCAGATGGAGTCTGAGCCCCAGGAGTTGAGCCCTCGCAGTAAGGACAAAAAGAAG aaATCCAAGCCCATCTTATGTCCATCCCTCTCTGCCCTGGTTGTCTACTTGAAGGCTGTCACATTCTACAGCTTCACTCATTCGAGGGAGCACTACCGCTTCTATGAAACATCATCTTTCTCTGAAGCCAAGGCCAAGAGCCTCATCAAGGAGGCTG GCAATGAGTTTGTGCTGCACAATACCTGGCAGTTAAGCCGTGTATATCCCAGTGGCCTGAGGACAGATTCATCCAACTACAACCCCCAGGAGTTCTGGAATGCAGGCTGCCAGATGG TGGCTCTGAATATGCAGACTGCGGGGCTTGAGATGGACCTGTGTGATGGGCTCTTCCGCCAGAACGCTGGCTCCGGCTACGTGCTGAAGCCAGACTTCCTGCGTGACACCCAGAGTTCCTTCCACCCTGAGAGGCCCATCAGTCCGTTCAAAGCCCAGACCCTCCTAATCCAG GTAATCAGTGGGCAGCAACTCCCCAAAGTGGACAAGACCAAAGAGGAGTCCATTGTGGATCCACTGGTAAGAGTGGAGATCTTTGGCGTCCGCCAAGACACAACCCGGCAAGAGACCAGCTACGTGGAGAACAATG GTTTTAATCcatactgggggcagacactgtGCTTCCGGGTCCTGGTACCTGAACTGGCCCTGCTGCGTTTTGTGGTAAAAGACTATGACTGGAAATCCCGAAACGATTTCATTGGTCAGTACACCCTGCCTTGGAACTGCATGCAACAAG GTTACCGCCACATACACTTGCTCTCCAAGGATGGCATCAGCCTCCATCCAGCCTCCATCTTTGTGCACATCTGCACCCGGGAAGGGCTAGAGGGGGTTGAATCTTAA
- the PLCD4 gene encoding 1-phosphatidylinositol 4,5-bisphosphate phosphodiesterase delta-4 isoform X1: MSFWPMSRCQLVAGSQVLPLPEQAPCHAAYENSNDSWHPEFQGSASPCTKALGVPACGGWGPSSCGFREKKGVLVLDPQLLQFGGPSSSVPALASSPAVSISDVDTVREGHESELLRNLAEEFPLEQGFTIVFHGRRSNLDLVANSVEEAQIWMQGLQLLVDFVTSMDQQERLDHDWFQHGDKNQDGRMSFGEVQRLLHLMNVEMDQDHAFQLFQRADASQSGTLEGEEFVEFYKSLTQRPEVQELFEKFSSDGQKLTLLEFVDFLQEEQKEGERASDLALELIDCYEPSDSGKLRHVLSMDGFLSYLYSKDGDIFNPTCLPIYQDMTQPLNQYYISSSHNTYLVGDQLCGQSSVEGYIRALKRGCRCVEVDIWDGPSGEPIVYHGHTLTSRIPFKDVVAAIGQYAFQTSDYPVILSLENHCSWEQQEIIARHLTEILGNQLLSSTLDGQLPTQLPSPEELQRKILVKGKKLKTLEEDLEEEEEEPESELEEAELQLEAQMESEPQELSPRSKDKKKKSKPILCPSLSALVVYLKAVTFYSFTHSREHYRFYETSSFSEAKAKSLIKEAGNEFVLHNTWQLSRVYPSGLRTDSSNYNPQEFWNAGCQMVALNMQTAGLEMDLCDGLFRQNAGSGYVLKPDFLRDTQSSFHPERPISPFKAQTLLIQVISGQQLPKVDKTKEESIVDPLVRVEIFGVRQDTTRQETSYVENNGFNPYWGQTLCFRVLVPELALLRFVVKDYDWKSRNDFIGQYTLPWNCMQQGYRHIHLLSKDGISLHPASIFVHICTREGLEGVES; encoded by the exons ATGTCATTTTGGCCCATGTCACGCTGCCAGCTGGTGGCTGGAAGCCAGGTCTTGCCACTCCCAGAACAGGCCCCTTGCCATGCTGCCTATGAAAACAGCAATGACTCATGGCATCCTGAATTCCAAGGGTCTGCATCTCCCTGTACTAAGGCTTTGGGGGTTCCAGCCTGTGGAGGCTGGGGTCCCTCCTCCTGTGGcttcagagaaaagaagggagtACTGGTCCTTGACCCTCAGCTGCTGCAATTTGGCGGACCCTCTTCCTCAGTGCCCGCACTTGCCTCTTCTCCGGCAGTCTCAATATCCGACGTGGACACAGTGCGTGAGGGCCACGAGTCTGAGTTGCTGCGAAACCTGGCAGAGGAGTTCCCCTTGGAGCAGGGCTTCACCATCGTCTTCCATGGCCGCCGCTCCAACTTGGACCTGGTGGCCAACAGTGTCGAGGAGGCCCAGATCTGGATGCAGGGGCTCCAGCTGTTGGTGGACTTTGTCACCAGCATGGACCAACAGGAGCGGCTGGACCA TGATTGGTTCCAGCACGGAGACAAAAACCAGGATGGTCGGATGAGTTTTGGAGAAGTCCAGCGGTTACTGCACCTGATGAATGTGGAAATGGACCAAGACCATGCCTTCCAGCTTTTCCAG AGAGCAGATGCATCCCAGTCTGGGACTCTGGAGGGAGAAGAATTTGTAGAGTTTTATAAGTCATTGACTCAGCGTCCTGAGGTGCAGGAACTGTTTGAAAAGTTTTCATCTGATGGGCAGAAGCTGACCCTGCTGGAATTTGTGGATTTTCTCCaagaggagcagaaagaaggaGAACGGGCTTCTGACCTTGCTCTAGAACTCATCGACTGCTATGAGCCTTCAGATAGCG GCAAACTGCGGCATGTGCTGAGCATGGATGGCTTCCTCAGCTACCTCTACTCGAAGGACGGAGACATCTTCAATCCGACCTGCCTCCCCATCTACCAGGATATGACTCAGCCCTTGAACCAGTACTACATCAGCAGCTCCCACAACACCTACCTAGTGGGAGACCAGCTTTGTGGCCAGAGCAGCGTGGAGGGATACATACG GGCCCTGAAGCGGGGATGCCGCTGCGTGGAGGTGGATATATGGGATGGACCTAGCGGGGAACCTATTGTTTACCACGGACACACACTGACCTCTCGCATCCCGTTCAAAGACGTTGTGGCCGCCATTGGACAGTATGCCTTCCAG aCATCAGACTATCCAGTCATCTTGTCCCTGGAGAACCACTGCAGCTGGGAACAGCAGGAGATCATAGCACGCCATCTGACAGAGATCCTGGGGAATCAGTTACTGAGCAGCACCTTGGATGGGCAGCTTCCCACTCAGCTGCCCTCCCCTGAG GAGCTTCAGAGGAAGATCCTTGTGAAGGGAAAGAAGTTAAAAACGCTTGAGGAGGAtcttgaggaagaggaggaggagccagagtCTGAACTGGAGGAGGCTGAGCTGCAGCTGGAGGCCCAGATGGAGTCTGAGCCCCAGGAGTTGAGCCCTCGCAGTAAGGACAAAAAGAAG aaATCCAAGCCCATCTTATGTCCATCCCTCTCTGCCCTGGTTGTCTACTTGAAGGCTGTCACATTCTACAGCTTCACTCATTCGAGGGAGCACTACCGCTTCTATGAAACATCATCTTTCTCTGAAGCCAAGGCCAAGAGCCTCATCAAGGAGGCTG GCAATGAGTTTGTGCTGCACAATACCTGGCAGTTAAGCCGTGTATATCCCAGTGGCCTGAGGACAGATTCATCCAACTACAACCCCCAGGAGTTCTGGAATGCAGGCTGCCAGATGG TGGCTCTGAATATGCAGACTGCGGGGCTTGAGATGGACCTGTGTGATGGGCTCTTCCGCCAGAACGCTGGCTCCGGCTACGTGCTGAAGCCAGACTTCCTGCGTGACACCCAGAGTTCCTTCCACCCTGAGAGGCCCATCAGTCCGTTCAAAGCCCAGACCCTCCTAATCCAG GTAATCAGTGGGCAGCAACTCCCCAAAGTGGACAAGACCAAAGAGGAGTCCATTGTGGATCCACTGGTAAGAGTGGAGATCTTTGGCGTCCGCCAAGACACAACCCGGCAAGAGACCAGCTACGTGGAGAACAATG GTTTTAATCcatactgggggcagacactgtGCTTCCGGGTCCTGGTACCTGAACTGGCCCTGCTGCGTTTTGTGGTAAAAGACTATGACTGGAAATCCCGAAACGATTTCATTGGTCAGTACACCCTGCCTTGGAACTGCATGCAACAAG GTTACCGCCACATACACTTGCTCTCCAAGGATGGCATCAGCCTCCATCCAGCCTCCATCTTTGTGCACATCTGCACCCGGGAAGGGCTAGAGGGGGTTGAATCTTAA
- the PLCD4 gene encoding 1-phosphatidylinositol 4,5-bisphosphate phosphodiesterase delta-4 isoform X2 has product MSFWPMSRCQLVAGSQVLPLPEQAPCHAAYENSNDSWHPEFQGSASPCTKALGVPACGGWGPSSCGFREKKGVLVLDPQLLQFGGPSSSVPALASSPAVSISDVDTVREGHESELLRNLAEEFPLEQGFTIVFHGRRSNLDLVANSVEEAQIWMQGLQLLVDFVTSMDQQERLDHDWFQHGDKNQDGRMSFGEVQRLLHLMNVEMDQDHAFQLFQRADASQSGTLEGEEFVEFYKSLTQRPEVQELFEKFSSDGQKLTLLEFVDFLQEEQKEGERASDLALELIDCYEPSDSGKLRHVLSMDGFLSYLYSKDGDIFNPTCLPIYQDMTQPLNQYYISSSHNTYLVGDQLCGQSSVEGYIRALKRGCRCVEVDIWDGPSGEPIVYHGHTLTSRIPFKDVVAAIGQYAFQTSDYPVILSLENHCSWEQQEIIARHLTEILGNQLLSSTLDGQLPTQLPSPEELQRKILVKGKKLKTLEEDLEEEEEEPESELEEAELQLEAQMESEPQELSPRSKDKKKKSKPILCPSLSALVVYLKAVTFYSFTHSREHYRFYETSSFSEAKAKSLIKEAGNEFVLHNTWQLSRVYPSGLRTDSSNYNPQEFWNAGCQMVALNMQTAGLEMDLCDGLFRQNAGSGYVLKPDFLRDTQSSFHPERPISPFKAQTLLIQVISGQQLPKVDKTKEESIVDPLVRVEIFGVRQDTTRQETSYVENNGFNPYWGQTLCFRVLVPELALLRFVVKDYDWKSRNDFIGQYTLPWNCMQQGSIPYPDLGLHFRTNSGSKADCN; this is encoded by the exons ATGTCATTTTGGCCCATGTCACGCTGCCAGCTGGTGGCTGGAAGCCAGGTCTTGCCACTCCCAGAACAGGCCCCTTGCCATGCTGCCTATGAAAACAGCAATGACTCATGGCATCCTGAATTCCAAGGGTCTGCATCTCCCTGTACTAAGGCTTTGGGGGTTCCAGCCTGTGGAGGCTGGGGTCCCTCCTCCTGTGGcttcagagaaaagaagggagtACTGGTCCTTGACCCTCAGCTGCTGCAATTTGGCGGACCCTCTTCCTCAGTGCCCGCACTTGCCTCTTCTCCGGCAGTCTCAATATCCGACGTGGACACAGTGCGTGAGGGCCACGAGTCTGAGTTGCTGCGAAACCTGGCAGAGGAGTTCCCCTTGGAGCAGGGCTTCACCATCGTCTTCCATGGCCGCCGCTCCAACTTGGACCTGGTGGCCAACAGTGTCGAGGAGGCCCAGATCTGGATGCAGGGGCTCCAGCTGTTGGTGGACTTTGTCACCAGCATGGACCAACAGGAGCGGCTGGACCA TGATTGGTTCCAGCACGGAGACAAAAACCAGGATGGTCGGATGAGTTTTGGAGAAGTCCAGCGGTTACTGCACCTGATGAATGTGGAAATGGACCAAGACCATGCCTTCCAGCTTTTCCAG AGAGCAGATGCATCCCAGTCTGGGACTCTGGAGGGAGAAGAATTTGTAGAGTTTTATAAGTCATTGACTCAGCGTCCTGAGGTGCAGGAACTGTTTGAAAAGTTTTCATCTGATGGGCAGAAGCTGACCCTGCTGGAATTTGTGGATTTTCTCCaagaggagcagaaagaaggaGAACGGGCTTCTGACCTTGCTCTAGAACTCATCGACTGCTATGAGCCTTCAGATAGCG GCAAACTGCGGCATGTGCTGAGCATGGATGGCTTCCTCAGCTACCTCTACTCGAAGGACGGAGACATCTTCAATCCGACCTGCCTCCCCATCTACCAGGATATGACTCAGCCCTTGAACCAGTACTACATCAGCAGCTCCCACAACACCTACCTAGTGGGAGACCAGCTTTGTGGCCAGAGCAGCGTGGAGGGATACATACG GGCCCTGAAGCGGGGATGCCGCTGCGTGGAGGTGGATATATGGGATGGACCTAGCGGGGAACCTATTGTTTACCACGGACACACACTGACCTCTCGCATCCCGTTCAAAGACGTTGTGGCCGCCATTGGACAGTATGCCTTCCAG aCATCAGACTATCCAGTCATCTTGTCCCTGGAGAACCACTGCAGCTGGGAACAGCAGGAGATCATAGCACGCCATCTGACAGAGATCCTGGGGAATCAGTTACTGAGCAGCACCTTGGATGGGCAGCTTCCCACTCAGCTGCCCTCCCCTGAG GAGCTTCAGAGGAAGATCCTTGTGAAGGGAAAGAAGTTAAAAACGCTTGAGGAGGAtcttgaggaagaggaggaggagccagagtCTGAACTGGAGGAGGCTGAGCTGCAGCTGGAGGCCCAGATGGAGTCTGAGCCCCAGGAGTTGAGCCCTCGCAGTAAGGACAAAAAGAAG aaATCCAAGCCCATCTTATGTCCATCCCTCTCTGCCCTGGTTGTCTACTTGAAGGCTGTCACATTCTACAGCTTCACTCATTCGAGGGAGCACTACCGCTTCTATGAAACATCATCTTTCTCTGAAGCCAAGGCCAAGAGCCTCATCAAGGAGGCTG GCAATGAGTTTGTGCTGCACAATACCTGGCAGTTAAGCCGTGTATATCCCAGTGGCCTGAGGACAGATTCATCCAACTACAACCCCCAGGAGTTCTGGAATGCAGGCTGCCAGATGG TGGCTCTGAATATGCAGACTGCGGGGCTTGAGATGGACCTGTGTGATGGGCTCTTCCGCCAGAACGCTGGCTCCGGCTACGTGCTGAAGCCAGACTTCCTGCGTGACACCCAGAGTTCCTTCCACCCTGAGAGGCCCATCAGTCCGTTCAAAGCCCAGACCCTCCTAATCCAG GTAATCAGTGGGCAGCAACTCCCCAAAGTGGACAAGACCAAAGAGGAGTCCATTGTGGATCCACTGGTAAGAGTGGAGATCTTTGGCGTCCGCCAAGACACAACCCGGCAAGAGACCAGCTACGTGGAGAACAATG GTTTTAATCcatactgggggcagacactgtGCTTCCGGGTCCTGGTACCTGAACTGGCCCTGCTGCGTTTTGTGGTAAAAGACTATGACTGGAAATCCCGAAACGATTTCATTGGTCAGTACACCCTGCCTTGGAACTGCATGCAACAAG GTTCAATACCATACCCAGATCTAGGACTACACTTTCGCACCAACTCTGGCTCAAAGGCAGATTGCAACTAG